The Marinitoga litoralis genomic interval AATACTTATAGCATTTGTATTAGGTTTTATTATAGGTATGAATGGGAAACTTAAATTTCTAAAAAAAATTAATGCTGTAACCTATATTACTGTTTTATTATTATTTTTTATGGGATATGAACTTGGGTCAGATGAAAAATTAATTAAACAATTATCTGAAATAGGATATTTATCATTTCTAATAGCATTGTTTGCAATTATTGGTAGTGCTATTTTACCTACTATATATGAAAAATTTATTTTAAATAAAGGTGATAAAAAATGATTTTGTTAATATCTTCAGTAATATTTGGAATAATTTCAGGATTTTTTATAAATATAGAAATACCAGAAAGTTTAATTACTATTTTACTTATGATGCTTGTTTTTTCAGTTGGAGTTGATATTGGTTCTGAAGAAAGAGTATTGTATAAAATAAAAAGTAGTTTAAAAGTTATTTTTATACAATCATTTTTAGTAATTTTAGGAAGTTTGATTTTCGGTGGTTTTGTTTCTTTTTTTACTCAATTAACCTTTAAAGAAGCATTAGGAGCTTCTGCAGGAATGGGATGGTATTCTCTTTCTGGAGTAATGATAAGTTCATTGTATTCACCATTTTTAGGAGCCGTTGCTTTTTTGTCTAATGTTATTAGAGAAGTTTTAAGTATTATATTAATACCAATATATTCAAAATTTTCTGAAAATGGTGCAATAGGTATTGCAGGTGCTCCTTCAATGGATACATTGCTAGGTGTTGTATCAAAAAGTGTAAGAAAAGATAAAATTTTACTAAGTTTTGGTCAAGGTGTTATACTTTCGATAATAAT includes:
- a CDS encoding LysO family transporter, with the protein product MLYLILIAFVLGFIIGMNGKLKFLKKINAVTYITVLLLFFMGYELGSDEKLIKQLSEIGYLSFLIALFAIIGSAILPTIYEKFILNKGDKK
- a CDS encoding lysine exporter LysO family protein, which gives rise to MILLISSVIFGIISGFFINIEIPESLITILLMMLVFSVGVDIGSEERVLYKIKSSLKVIFIQSFLVILGSLIFGGFVSFFTQLTFKEALGASAGMGWYSLSGVMISSLYSPFLGAVAFLSNVIREVLSIILIPIYSKFSENGAIGIAGAPSMDTLLGVVSKSVRKDKILLSFGQGVILSIIIPFLITIIF